AGCTTTTTTAGCGGGTGGACTTTTGTTTTCCTTGTTGAAAAACAATTCGTCCACGATCAGGCCGACTGCGCCGATTGAAATAGCCACATCTGCAACGTTAAATGCCGGCCAGTGATAATTCTGGATGTAAAAGTCCAGGAAATCGATGACTGCACCATGGGCCAAGCGATCAATAAGATTGCCCAAGGCACCACCCAAAATGCAGGCGAGGCAAAACATGGCAAATTTTCTGTGGCTGGATGAACGCATCATGAATACGATGACGACGGATGCGACTACAGCAACAGCCGACAGAAAGTGTTTTTGCCACCCTTCTTGATCGGCCAAAAAGCTGAAGGCAGCACCCGGGTTCAGCACATACACCAGGTTGAAATAGCTGGTGACTTCAATCACTGACCCCAGGTCAAGCTTGGCCTGTACCCAGAGCTTTGTGATTTGGTCGAGCACAATGATGAGCAGGGAAAAACCGATCCAGGGCAGGATGGATTTTTTGACCACTGGTTCATTGTTTCCCGAGTGGTTTGCTGCCTTTTGGGCCGGCGCCGAAGCGCCTTTTTTTGTTTGCTTGTTAGACATGGTTCCGTACCTCACCTTCACCAAACAGGTTGCTGACGCAACGCCCGCACACACCCGGGTGTTGCGGGTCGGCGCCTGTGTCTGCGCGGACATGCCAGCAGCGTTCGCATTTCTCGCCAGTGGCCGTGCTTACCTCAATTTTTTCAACATCGGCTTTTGAAATTGACACACTGGACACAATGAACAGGAACTTCAGATCGTCGCCCAAGCTAGCCGCGGCGGCATGAAGTTCTTCGGGCAAATGCAATGTGACCGAACCCTGCAGGGATGAACCGATTTTCCCCTCTGTACGCAGGTTCTCAAGTTCTTTGACAACCCTTGCACGCAGTCCCAACAAGCCAGCCCATTTGCTGCTCAATGATTCCGCATTGGCCACAGTGGGTACTTTGTAAAACTCGTTGCAGAAAATCGAGGCTTCCACATTGCCCATCACTTCACATGCTTCTTCGGCTGTGAAGCTCAGTACCGGCGCCATCAGGCGCAACAAGGCGTGGGTGATGTGGTACAGCGTGGTTTGGGCACTGCGCCGTGATTTGGAATCCACACCGGTGGTGTACAGGCGGTCTTTCAGCACATCGAGATAGAACGAGCCCAGGTCTTCAGAGCAGAAAATCTGCAGCTTGCTGACTATGGGGTGAAACTCGTAGCTCTGGTAGTGCGCTTCACATTCGCTTTGCAGCTTGCTGACCAGGGCCAGTGCGTACTGGTCGACTTCCGCAAGTTCTGCCGTTGCAACAGCCTGCGTTGCAAAATCAAAGTCGGAAATATTGGCCAGCAAGAAGCGCAGCGTGTTGCGAATGCGTCGATAGCTTTCCACCACGCGCTTCAAAATTTCATCGGAAATGGTCAGTTCACCGGAGTAATCGGTACTGGCAACCCACAGGCGCAAAATTTCCGCGCCCATTTTGTCAGTGACTTGCTGGGGTGCAATCACGTTGCCCACTGATTTGCTCATTTTGCGGCCTTGGCCGTCGACCACAAAACCGTGGGTGAGCAGGGCCTTGTAAGGCGGTACGCCATTGATCATGCAACTGGTGAGCAAACTGGAATGGAACCAGCCGCGGTGCTGGTCTGAACCTTCAAGGTACAGGTCAGCCGGGAAATGGCTTTCATCGGCATGGCTGCCCCGCAACACGGTTTCATGCGTGGTGCCGGAATCGAACCACACGTCGAGTGTGTCGGGGTTCTTGACGTAGTTTTTGGCGTCATCGCCGATCAGTTCTTCAACCGTAACATGTTGCCAGGCTTCGATGCCTTTTTGCTCGATCATCTGGGCAATGGTTTCAATCAGCTCGGGTGTGCGAGGGTGCAGTTCACCGGTTTCACGGTGCACCAGAAACGCCATGGGCACGCCCCACTGGCGTTGGCGTGACAAGGTCCAGTCGGGCCTGTTGGCGATCATGGCGTGCAGGCGGGCTTTGCCCCAGGCGGGGAAAAACTCGGTGGCTTCGACACCAGCCAGCGCTTTCTCACGCAGGCTGCCTGAGCCGTCGTTCGATTTCACGTCCATGCCTGCGAACCACTGGGAAGTGGCGCGATAAATAATCGGTGTCTTGTGGCGCCAGCAGTGCATGTAGCTGTGACCAAACTTGACTTGCTTGACGAGGCTACCCACCTCGATCATTTTTTCAACGATCAGCGGGTTGGCTTTCCAGATGTGCAGGCCGCCGAAGAAGGGCAGCGAGTCGACATACTGGCCGTTGCCCATCACCGGGTTGATGATGTCGGCGTCTTTGAGGCCATAGGCCTTGCTGGTCAAAAAGTCGTCTACGCCATAAGCCGGGGAGCAATGCACAATGCCGGTGCCCGCGTCGGTGCTGACATAGTCGGCCAAATACACAGGGCTCAAGCGGTCATAGAATGGGTGGTGAAAGGCAATGCCTTCCAGTGCCGCACCGGTGGTGGTGGCAACTTCTGAACCCTGTAGTTCATAGCTTTCCAGGCAGGGCTTCACACGTTCCTGTGCCAGTAGCAAGAATTTGCTGCCGACATCGATCAGGCTGTAGACCAATTCCGGGTGCATGTTCAATGCCTGGTTGGCAGGCAACGTCCACGGGGTGGTGGTCCAGATAACTAGTTGTCCCGGTTTGGCCTGCAGGGTTGCCAGCGGCATGTTGAATGCAGCGGCCAGCTTGTCCAGGGTTGCCTTGTTGAAGGCAAACCCCACGTCCACAGCAATGTCTTGTTTGTCCTTGTATTCCACTTCCGCTTCAGCCAAGGCTGAGCCGCAATCGAAACACCAGTTCACAGGCTTCAGGCCGCGGAATACGTAGCCTTTTTCCATGATCTTGCCCAAGGCGCGAAGTTCATCGGCTTCGTTGCTGAAGTTCATGGTCTTGTAAGGGTTCTCCCAGTCAGCCAACACACCCAGGCGGATGAAGTCTTTCTTCTGGCGCTCAATCTGTTCTGCGGCGTAGGCGCGGCTTTTTTCCTGCACTTCCAGCGTGGGCTTGCCTTTGCCGTGGGTTTTTTCAATCTGGATTTCAATCGGCATGCCGTGGCAGTCCCAACCCGGCACATAGCGGGCGTCGTAACCAGCCAAACAACGGCACTTCACAATGATGTCTTTCAGGATCTTGTTGACCGCATGGCCAATGTGAATATCACCGTTGGCGTAGGGGGGGCCGTCGTGCAGCACGAATTTGGGCTTACCCGCTTTCGATTGGCGAATGGCCTTGTACAGGTCTTCCTTGCACCATTTTTCAACCCAGTTTGGTTCCCGGGCGGGCAGGTTGCCGCGCATGGGGAAGGGCGTGTCGGGCAGGTTGAGTGTGTTCTTGTAATCCATGTCGGGTTAACAGCCTGTGTTTGAAATCTGGGGTTGATTGGCGGCCAGCAGGGCCATGGCTTTTGCCGTGTCCTGGTGCATCTGGGTCACCATGGTGTCTAGCGAATCGAAGTGTTGTTCCGGGCGTATGTGGGCCAGCACTTCAATGCGCAGCAGCTTGCCATAGGCATTGCCTTGCCAGTCTGGAATAAAGGTTTCCAGCAAAATCTGATCGGATTCTTCCACGGTGGGGCGAACGCCCATGCTGGCAACAGCCGGCAGGGGTTTGTCTTCCAATCCATGCACCCACACGGCCAGAATGCCGGTCAGCGCGCTGGCGCGCCCGGTGATTTTCAGGTTCATGGTGGGAAAGCCAAGCGTACGGCCCAGCTTTTTGCCGTGAATGATGTGCCCGGAATACACCAGTGGGTGGCCCAGCATCTGGACGGCCTGGGGTACGTTGCCTGCCTTCAAAGCCTCTCGAATGTTGGAGCTGGAGACACGTGTGCCGTTGCTCTGAACCTCGGCCAGGTCGTTGACGACAAAGCCCTGTGCATCACCCAGTTGTTTGAGCAGTGCAAAGTCGCCGGCGCGTTTTGCACCGAATCGAAAGTCGTCACCCACCCAGACCTGTTTGGCATTCAGGCGATTCAGCAAAATCTCTTGCACGAATTCTTGCGGACTGAGGGCCGCCATGGCTTTGTCGAACGGCAGGATGCACACTTGCTCAATGCCGCAACGCTTCATCTCGATCATTCTGTCGCGCAGCGTCGAAATTCGGTTGAGTTTGAAGCTGCTGCTGAAAAATTCTTTGGGGTGCGGGTGAAAGGTGACCACAGTGGGTACCAGGCCCTGCGCCCGCGCGACGGCAACAACGCGGCGGAACAACTCGGCATGGCCGGAATGAACGCCGTCGAAATTGCCAATGGTAAGCGCAGTGCCTTGGGTGAATGTGTGTGGCCGGGGGCGACGAATGATTTTCATACCGCGTGATTCGGCTCGTTAGTGGTTGCAAAACAACCGGTCATTATAAGGCCGGAATCATTAAAATTAAGGCTTTTTCGCCCGCACAGTGATAAACTCGAGCCATGCAAAATTCCACACCTTCCGTCGTCATTCTGATCTCGGGGCGGGGTTCAAACTTGAATGCCCTGATCGATCACGCCAAACAGACCGGGGCTTACCAAATTTGTGCAGTCATTTCCAACCGCCCAAA
The nucleotide sequence above comes from Limnobacter thiooxidans. Encoded proteins:
- the lspA gene encoding signal peptidase II gives rise to the protein MSNKQTKKGASAPAQKAANHSGNNEPVVKKSILPWIGFSLLIIVLDQITKLWVQAKLDLGSVIEVTSYFNLVYVLNPGAAFSFLADQEGWQKHFLSAVAVVASVVIVFMMRSSSHRKFAMFCLACILGGALGNLIDRLAHGAVIDFLDFYIQNYHWPAFNVADVAISIGAVGLIVDELFFNKENKSPPAKKA
- the ileS gene encoding isoleucine--tRNA ligase; translated protein: MDYKNTLNLPDTPFPMRGNLPAREPNWVEKWCKEDLYKAIRQSKAGKPKFVLHDGPPYANGDIHIGHAVNKILKDIIVKCRCLAGYDARYVPGWDCHGMPIEIQIEKTHGKGKPTLEVQEKSRAYAAEQIERQKKDFIRLGVLADWENPYKTMNFSNEADELRALGKIMEKGYVFRGLKPVNWCFDCGSALAEAEVEYKDKQDIAVDVGFAFNKATLDKLAAAFNMPLATLQAKPGQLVIWTTTPWTLPANQALNMHPELVYSLIDVGSKFLLLAQERVKPCLESYELQGSEVATTTGAALEGIAFHHPFYDRLSPVYLADYVSTDAGTGIVHCSPAYGVDDFLTSKAYGLKDADIINPVMGNGQYVDSLPFFGGLHIWKANPLIVEKMIEVGSLVKQVKFGHSYMHCWRHKTPIIYRATSQWFAGMDVKSNDGSGSLREKALAGVEATEFFPAWGKARLHAMIANRPDWTLSRQRQWGVPMAFLVHRETGELHPRTPELIETIAQMIEQKGIEAWQHVTVEELIGDDAKNYVKNPDTLDVWFDSGTTHETVLRGSHADESHFPADLYLEGSDQHRGWFHSSLLTSCMINGVPPYKALLTHGFVVDGQGRKMSKSVGNVIAPQQVTDKMGAEILRLWVASTDYSGELTISDEILKRVVESYRRIRNTLRFLLANISDFDFATQAVATAELAEVDQYALALVSKLQSECEAHYQSYEFHPIVSKLQIFCSEDLGSFYLDVLKDRLYTTGVDSKSRRSAQTTLYHITHALLRLMAPVLSFTAEEACEVMGNVEASIFCNEFYKVPTVANAESLSSKWAGLLGLRARVVKELENLRTEGKIGSSLQGSVTLHLPEELHAAAASLGDDLKFLFIVSSVSISKADVEKIEVSTATGEKCERCWHVRADTGADPQHPGVCGRCVSNLFGEGEVRNHV
- a CDS encoding bifunctional riboflavin kinase/FAD synthetase, whose product is MKIIRRPRPHTFTQGTALTIGNFDGVHSGHAELFRRVVAVARAQGLVPTVVTFHPHPKEFFSSSFKLNRISTLRDRMIEMKRCGIEQVCILPFDKAMAALSPQEFVQEILLNRLNAKQVWVGDDFRFGAKRAGDFALLKQLGDAQGFVVNDLAEVQSNGTRVSSSNIREALKAGNVPQAVQMLGHPLVYSGHIIHGKKLGRTLGFPTMNLKITGRASALTGILAVWVHGLEDKPLPAVASMGVRPTVEESDQILLETFIPDWQGNAYGKLLRIEVLAHIRPEQHFDSLDTMVTQMHQDTAKAMALLAANQPQISNTGC